One segment of Meriones unguiculatus strain TT.TT164.6M chromosome X, Bangor_MerUng_6.1, whole genome shotgun sequence DNA contains the following:
- the Slc7a3 gene encoding cationic amino acid transporter 3 → MRLWHALRRFGRKLVRRRELELGMGETRLARCLSTLDLVALGVGSTLGAGVYVLAGEVAKDKAGPSIVICFLVAALSSVLAGLCYAEFGARVPGSGSAYLYSYVTVGELWAFTTGWNLILSYVIGTASVARAWSSAFDNLIGNYISQSLKGTISLNVPHVLAEYPDFFAMALVLLLTGLLALGASDSALVTKVFTGVNLLVLGFVIISGFFKGDLKNWKLTKEDYCLTMSGPNDTCSLDSVGAGGFMPFGLDGILRGAATCFYAFVGFDCIATTGEEAKNPQRSIPMGIVISLSICFLAYFGVSSALTLMMPYYKLHTESPLPEAFTYAGWNSARYLVAVGSLCALSTSLLGSMFPMPRVIYAMAEDGLLFRVLGRVHSRTHTPIVATMVSGVIAAFMAFLFELSDLVDLMSIGTLLAYSLVSICVLILRYQPEPEIRNGEQEMELQEYEETLEAEKLTVQALFCPVNSIPTLLSGRVVYVCSSLLAVLLTVLCLVLTRWTTALRSGEPVWVTVVVLILGLILGITGVIWRQSQNRTPLHFKVPLVPLLPLLSIFVNIYLMMQMTAGTWVQFGIWMLIGFAIYFGYGIQHSVEEVKSHQTLPKRRAPTLDLDLTASCIHAI, encoded by the exons ATGCGGCTGTGGCATGCTCTTCGAAGATTTGGTCGAAAGCTGGTGAGGAGACGTGAGTTGGAGCTGGGCATGGGCGAGACCCGCCTTGCCAGATGCCTGAGCACCCTCGACTTAGTGGCCCTGGGCGTGGGCAGCACATTGGGTGCAGGTGTGTATGTCCTGGCTGGTGAGGTGGCAAAAGATAAAGCAGGACCATCCATTGTGATCTGCTTTTTGGTGGCTGCTCTGTCGTCGGTGTTAGCTGGACTGTGTTATGCTGAGTTTGGTGCCCGAGTCCCCGGCTCTGGTTCTGCATATCTCTACAGTTATGTCACTGTAGGTGAACTCTGGGCCTTCACCACCGGCTGGAACCTCATCCTCTCCTACGTCATTG GTACAGCCAGTGTGGCCCGGGCTTGGAGCTCTGCTTTTGACAACCTGATTGGAAACtacatctctcagtctctgaaGGGAACCATCTCACTGAATGTGCCTCATGTTCTGGCAGAATATCCAGATTTCTTTGCCATGGCCCTTGTGTTGCTGCTCACTG GATTGTTGGCTTTGGGAGCAAGTGATTCTGCTCTGGTTACCAAAGTGTTCACAGGGGTGAACCTCTTGGTTCTTGGATTTGTCATCATCTCTGGCTTCTTTAAGGGAGATCTGAAAAACTGGAAGCTCACAAAAGAGGACTATTGCTTGACCATGAGTGGACCCAATGACACTTGTAG CTTGGACTCCGTGGGCGCTGGAGGTTTCATGCCCTTTGGCTTAGATGGGATTCTTCGTGGCGCTGCTACCTGTTTCTATGCCTTTGTCGGTTTTGACTGTATTGCAACCACTG GGGAAGAGGCGAAGAATCCCCAGCGCTCTATCCCCATGGGTATTGTAATCTCACTCTCTATCTGCTTTTTGGCTTACTTTGGGGTGTCTTCAGCACTTACTCTTATGATGCCTTACTACAAGCTTCATACTGAGAGCCCTCTACCTGAAGCATTTACGTACGCTGGCTGGAATTCTGCCCGGTACCTTGTAGCTGTTGGCTCCCTCTGTGCTCTTTCCACTAG CCTTCTGGGCTCTATGTTTCCTATGCCTCGGGTGATCTACGCAATGGCAGAAGATGGCCTCCTGTTCCGAGTCCTTGGCAGGGTCCACAGTAGAACACACACACCCATTGTGGCCACCATGGTATCTGGTGTTATTGcag CATTCATGGCATTCCTCTTTGAACTCAGTGATCTTGTGGACCTCATGTCAATTGGGACTCTACTTGCTTACTCCCTGGTGTCCATTTGTGTTCTCATCCTTAG ATATCAGCCTGAACCGGAAATAAGGAATGGGGAACAGGAAATGGAATTGCAGGAGTATGAGGAAACACTTGAAGCAGAGAAGCTAACTGTCCAGGCTCTATTTTGTCCAGTCAACTCCATCCCCACCCTCCTTTCTGGCCGGGTTGTCTATGTTTGTTCCTCCCTGCTTG CTGTACTACTGACTGTTCTTTGTCTGGTGCTGACCCGGTGGACAACTGCACTTCGTTCTGGAGAACCAGTGTGGGTCACAGTGGTTGTGCTGATCCTGGGGCTCATTCTTGGAATTACTGGAGTTATCTGGAGACAGTCACAGAACCGCACTCCCCTTCACTTTAAG GTGCCTCTTGTGCCTCTACTCCCATTGCTGAGCATCTTTGTGAATATTTACCTGATGATGCAAATGACAGCTGGCACTTGGGTCCAATTTGGGATCTGGATGCTGATTG GATTTGCTATCTACTTTGGCTATGGGATCCAGCACAGTGTGGAAGAAGTTAAGAGTCATCAAACTTTACCCAAAAGAAGGGCCCCAACTCTAGACCTTGATCTCACTGCTTCGTGTATTCATGCCATTTGA